A section of the Mesorhizobium loti genome encodes:
- the tssI gene encoding type VI secretion system tip protein VgrG yields MPNERATVVQTPVGAELLTFTHLVGRDEISRCFAYTVGFVSPSSDIDPLKMLGGVVSVEGESDPKRWFSGLVSEFRLTRIEDRLAYYEAIIRPWLWFLGNATDCRIFQNMTAVEIVEKIFSKYGAAKFEKRLQGSYPSREYCVQYDESDLDFVQRLLEHEGIFYFFEHDEGKHTLVLCDAMSKLKPAPGYEKILYNFEGHGSRRDVEYITEWIPGSSVRPGAYAHTDYDFQKPGADLMAKSAQPFSHKEASGENYRQPGAHLDVGRGDTLAGIRREELQAAHQRITAVGTVRGLHSGCTFKLESFPRDDQNQEYLVISAEYRLFDPGYRTQNEAHSENFKVVLGVAPTALPYRPPRITARPIMRGPQTATVVGPSGEEIFTDKYARVKVQFHWDRLGKKNENSSCFVRVSQTWAGSGWGFIQIPRIGQEVIVDFLEGDPDLPIITGRVYNASQMPPYGLPGNATQSGWKSNSSKGGGGYNELMFEDKAGSELVNFQAQKDHKLLIKHDRAKLVQHDQSDRIDHDAKHSVGHNLDEDVGNNKTVKVGVDQTTNIGSNDTETVGKNRSLTVGANETISIGSNSTETIGSNHSQTVGIVQTVTVGAARIDTVGASETRSVGGPQANTIGATRSVTVGSAQSHDIGAADSWNIAAAQSVNIGADQSVTIGSAQTFNVGAARSASIAADDSTTVGGAHSLGVAKGSSINVGENSSIKVGKKLVIDAGDEILIKCGSAKIMMKKDGSIGIEGKDISVNGSGKITIKASSDIVMKGSKISEN; encoded by the coding sequence ATGCCGAACGAACGTGCCACGGTTGTACAGACACCGGTTGGCGCCGAGCTGTTGACCTTCACGCATCTTGTCGGGCGCGATGAGATCAGCCGTTGCTTTGCCTATACGGTCGGGTTCGTCAGCCCCAGCTCCGACATCGATCCGCTGAAGATGCTGGGAGGCGTGGTTTCGGTCGAAGGTGAATCCGATCCGAAACGGTGGTTCAGCGGCCTGGTGTCGGAGTTTCGCCTGACCCGCATCGAAGACCGGTTGGCCTACTACGAAGCGATCATCAGGCCGTGGCTCTGGTTCCTCGGCAATGCGACCGATTGCCGGATCTTTCAGAACATGACCGCTGTCGAGATCGTCGAAAAGATCTTCTCGAAATACGGTGCGGCGAAATTCGAGAAGCGGCTGCAAGGGTCGTATCCCTCGCGCGAATACTGCGTGCAGTATGATGAAAGCGATCTGGATTTCGTGCAGCGCCTGCTCGAGCACGAAGGCATCTTCTATTTCTTCGAGCATGACGAGGGCAAGCACACGCTCGTGCTGTGCGACGCCATGAGCAAGCTGAAGCCGGCGCCGGGCTACGAGAAGATACTGTATAATTTCGAGGGACATGGCTCGCGGCGCGACGTCGAATACATCACCGAATGGATTCCAGGCAGTTCGGTGCGGCCCGGGGCCTATGCCCATACCGACTATGATTTCCAGAAACCTGGCGCCGATCTGATGGCGAAGTCCGCCCAGCCGTTCAGCCACAAGGAAGCCTCCGGCGAGAATTATCGCCAGCCTGGGGCGCATCTCGATGTGGGGCGCGGCGACACCCTGGCCGGCATCCGGCGCGAGGAACTCCAGGCCGCGCATCAGCGCATCACCGCCGTTGGAACCGTGCGCGGCCTCCATTCCGGCTGTACCTTCAAGCTGGAAAGCTTTCCGCGCGACGACCAGAACCAGGAATATCTGGTGATCAGCGCCGAATACAGGTTGTTCGATCCGGGCTACAGGACCCAGAACGAGGCCCACAGCGAGAATTTCAAGGTCGTGCTCGGCGTCGCGCCGACTGCCTTGCCCTATCGCCCGCCACGGATCACGGCGCGGCCGATCATGCGCGGGCCGCAGACGGCGACGGTTGTCGGCCCTTCCGGCGAGGAGATATTCACCGACAAATATGCCCGGGTGAAGGTGCAGTTCCACTGGGACCGCCTGGGCAAGAAGAACGAAAACAGTTCCTGCTTCGTGCGTGTCTCGCAGACCTGGGCCGGCAGCGGCTGGGGCTTCATCCAGATACCGCGCATCGGCCAGGAGGTGATCGTCGACTTCCTTGAAGGCGATCCCGACCTGCCCATCATCACCGGCAGGGTCTACAACGCCTCGCAGATGCCGCCCTACGGCTTGCCGGGCAACGCGACGCAATCGGGCTGGAAATCCAACTCCTCGAAAGGCGGCGGCGGCTACAACGAGCTGATGTTCGAGGACAAGGCCGGCTCCGAACTGGTCAATTTCCAGGCCCAGAAGGACCACAAGCTGCTGATCAAGCACGACCGCGCCAAGCTGGTCCAGCACGATCAATCCGACCGCATCGACCACGACGCCAAGCACTCCGTCGGCCACAACCTCGACGAGGACGTCGGCAACAACAAGACGGTCAAGGTCGGCGTCGACCAGACCACGAATATCGGCTCGAACGACACCGAGACGGTGGGCAAGAACCGCTCACTGACAGTGGGGGCGAATGAGACGATCAGCATCGGTTCGAACTCGACGGAAACGATCGGCTCCAACCACTCGCAGACGGTGGGGATTGTCCAGACAGTGACTGTTGGCGCGGCGCGCATCGATACGGTCGGGGCCTCCGAGACACGAAGCGTTGGCGGCCCGCAAGCCAATACGATCGGCGCGACACGGTCGGTCACCGTGGGGTCAGCGCAAAGCCACGACATCGGGGCAGCCGACAGCTGGAACATCGCGGCGGCGCAAAGCGTCAATATCGGCGCTGATCAGAGCGTGACTATCGGCAGCGCCCAGACGTTCAACGTCGGTGCGGCGCGCAGCGCCAGCATCGCCGCCGACGATTCCACGACCGTCGGCGGCGCCCATTCCTTGGGTGTTGCGAAAGGCAGTTCGATCAACGTCGGCGAGAACAGCTCCATCAAGGTCGGCAAGAAGCTGGTGATCGACGCCGGTGACGAAATCCTGATCAAATGCGGATCGGCCAAGATCATGATGAAGAAGGACGGTTCGATAGGCATCGAGGGCAAGGACATTTCGGTGAACGGGTCCGGCAAGATCACCATCAAGGCTTCCAGCGACATTGTGATGAAGGGTTCGAAGATCAGTGAAAACTGA
- the tagH gene encoding type VI secretion system-associated FHA domain protein TagH has protein sequence MYISLQINNVDALPAGISTGYAARDRSFEIGRDACDWTLSDPDKFISGRHCEVRYEAGAFWLHDVSRNGTYINGSSQRMAGPHRLGHGDRMLIGRYVIFVSIDDERAATGHPSRGSTQREMQAATNRSLEFGEGPFLDPAEQRSGQRVAAPAFSSQPSPIPSTRDEVLREIAIAAGISPELLQSRDPHEVAAEIGAVLRTVVEEVTLLLKARAAAKMLAKSTQRTMISAADNNPLKFVPGTDDILEIMFARRRAGYLDARRSIEDAFRDLKTHEFATYAAMQAALSRLLDDLSPEAIGRKLPPTSFSSKKSQAWDAFVATWRTMEEAHENGMLDIFLAYFSEAYAKADKQK, from the coding sequence ATGTACATCAGTCTGCAAATCAACAATGTCGACGCCTTGCCCGCCGGCATCTCGACCGGCTACGCGGCGCGCGACCGCAGCTTCGAAATCGGACGCGATGCGTGTGACTGGACCTTGTCGGACCCCGACAAGTTCATCTCGGGCCGGCATTGCGAGGTTCGATACGAGGCAGGCGCGTTCTGGCTGCACGATGTCTCGCGCAACGGAACCTACATCAACGGATCAAGCCAGCGCATGGCCGGCCCGCATCGGCTGGGTCATGGCGACCGGATGCTAATCGGCCGTTATGTGATCTTCGTGTCGATCGACGACGAGCGCGCGGCGACAGGTCATCCCAGCCGCGGCTCGACGCAGCGAGAAATGCAGGCCGCGACAAATCGGTCGCTGGAATTCGGAGAAGGGCCCTTCCTCGATCCCGCGGAGCAACGGTCCGGGCAGCGGGTTGCGGCTCCAGCATTCTCGTCGCAACCCTCGCCGATTCCCTCGACGCGAGACGAGGTGCTGCGGGAAATCGCGATCGCGGCCGGTATCTCGCCGGAATTGCTGCAATCGCGCGACCCGCATGAAGTCGCCGCCGAAATCGGCGCGGTGCTGCGGACGGTGGTCGAGGAGGTGACCTTGCTGCTGAAAGCACGCGCGGCCGCGAAAATGCTGGCCAAGAGCACACAACGAACGATGATCAGCGCGGCCGACAACAATCCCCTGAAGTTCGTCCCAGGAACCGACGACATTCTCGAGATCATGTTTGCGCGGCGCCGTGCCGGCTATCTCGATGCCAGGCGCAGCATCGAGGATGCGTTCCGCGATCTCAAGACGCACGAATTCGCCACCTATGCCGCCATGCAAGCGGCGCTGTCGCGGCTGCTCGACGACCTGTCTCCCGAAGCGATCGGAAGAAAGCTTCCGCCGACGTCGTTCTCGTCGAAAAAGAGCCAGGCCTGGGACGCTTTTGTCGCGACCTGGCGAACCATGGAGGAAGCGCACGAGAACGGCATGCTGGACATATTCCTGGCCTATTTCAGCGAAGCCTATGCCAAGGCCGACAAGCAGAAATAG
- the tssL gene encoding type VI secretion system protein TssL, long form, which yields MSSKDDPFGPAGKTVIRATPRRERKPAPSPPVADSGQPSQVKDSTVFDPGVGQHTPPGWTSGTVIYQGTPPVAAPAPALSQETLLNVTDSVRYSAANPILAAAAPLLMLFGQFRLIPVERQAEPLAEHITEAIDKFDSALEKAGVAEEDARIAKFVLCETADDLIGNLPWPRKDAWARHSMLSRFFHVEPNGTGFFEALNKILASPEAHYDLLELMHVCLSLGYEGQYRGLTREDTNLERVRRDVYETLRYFRPRADEDISPRWQGLAATMTQSSTRLPLWAVAAAAAALLTAAFFALRVFITNEGDATAGELLALNPSTPITIERASVAPLAEPAKVTPPAATTTQIDRIRSALAKDIEAGGLTVGTKGDFIVVEINNLLVFQSGRADAKPEFQPIAADIAAALEPERGPIRIVGHTDNVKPRKSSPFKSNFDLSVARAKAVETMMAQKLSDPSRLTVDGKGEDEPIADNATQEGRARNRRVDVMIAKEETL from the coding sequence ATGAGCTCGAAGGACGATCCTTTCGGCCCGGCGGGCAAGACCGTCATTCGCGCCACGCCACGGCGTGAGCGAAAACCGGCCCCTAGTCCTCCCGTCGCGGATAGCGGACAACCCTCGCAGGTCAAGGATTCGACCGTGTTCGATCCCGGCGTCGGCCAGCATACACCACCCGGTTGGACATCCGGAACCGTGATTTACCAGGGGACTCCTCCCGTGGCGGCGCCGGCTCCGGCTCTGTCGCAGGAGACCCTGCTCAATGTCACGGACAGTGTCCGATATTCCGCGGCAAATCCGATCCTTGCCGCGGCTGCACCGTTGCTGATGCTGTTCGGCCAGTTCAGGCTTATCCCGGTCGAGAGACAAGCGGAGCCGTTGGCGGAACACATCACCGAGGCGATCGACAAGTTCGACAGCGCACTGGAGAAAGCAGGCGTTGCCGAAGAGGATGCGCGGATTGCGAAATTTGTCCTGTGCGAAACCGCCGACGATCTCATCGGCAACCTGCCCTGGCCACGGAAGGACGCCTGGGCGCGGCACAGCATGCTATCGCGGTTCTTCCACGTCGAGCCCAATGGCACGGGCTTTTTCGAAGCGCTGAACAAAATCCTGGCCAGCCCGGAGGCACATTACGATCTGCTCGAACTGATGCATGTGTGCCTGTCGCTGGGGTACGAGGGCCAATATCGCGGCCTGACACGCGAGGATACCAATCTCGAACGCGTTCGGCGCGACGTCTACGAAACGCTTCGCTATTTCAGGCCGCGCGCGGACGAAGACATCTCGCCTCGCTGGCAGGGCCTGGCGGCAACGATGACGCAGTCTTCGACACGCCTGCCGCTCTGGGCCGTTGCGGCAGCGGCAGCGGCGCTGCTGACGGCGGCATTCTTCGCGTTGCGGGTCTTCATCACCAATGAAGGCGACGCCACCGCTGGTGAATTGCTGGCCCTCAACCCGTCGACACCCATCACCATCGAGCGCGCCAGCGTGGCGCCTTTGGCCGAGCCGGCGAAAGTCACCCCTCCGGCAGCCACGACCACGCAGATCGATCGCATCCGCTCGGCCCTGGCCAAGGATATCGAGGCCGGCGGGCTGACCGTCGGCACGAAGGGCGACTTCATCGTCGTTGAAATCAACAATCTCCTGGTGTTCCAGTCCGGCAGAGCCGACGCGAAGCCGGAGTTCCAGCCCATAGCCGCCGACATCGCAGCCGCCCTGGAACCGGAGCGCGGACCAATCAGGATCGTCGGCCATACGGACAATGTGAAGCCACGAAAGTCGAGCCCGTTCAAGTCCAACTTCGATCTTTCCGTCGCCCGGGCGAAGGCCGTCGAAACCATGATGGCGCAGAAGTTGAGCGATCCTTCGCGACTGACGGTCGACGGCAAGGGCGAGGACGAGCCGATCGCCGACAATGCTACACAGGAAGGCCGCGCCAGGAACCGCCGTGTCGATGTGATGATCGCCAAGGAGGAGACATTGTGA
- the tssM gene encoding type VI secretion system membrane subunit TssM, giving the protein MTRWLPRIFSMIALAGFSAAVWFAGPLIRFADSRPLGPAWLRAAIIGVIVAAVALFHGLRFWRMRKAQKALETAVARNDDRDDDSLVLEARMNEAIAALKRSSGKRNFLYEIPWYIIIGPPGAGKTTALVNSGLNFPLAGSGDAQPVAGVGGTRACDWWFTDEAVLIDTAGRYTTQDSNAESDKKSWLAFLSLLKKYRTRQPINGVILAISLADLISLDDQQLDAHVVEIRSRLREIHETLKIQFPVYLLFTKADLVSGFMDYFGAFDEPRRRKVWGATFQTTDRNKNMAAEAPAEFDALARRLVEEMPDRLQEEVDPVARISAFGFPAQFGALKIRIARFIAGLFDPARSQVNVSLRGLYFSSGTQEGTPIDQVLGAIGRSFGGNSRAHLSGTGKSFFLHDLLTGVIFAESGWVSYDKSAVRRAAIARFAGLCAIALIAAAALGTLALSFTANRSLIASTTLAMGQYRATADALLKTTEVTDVDLENVIGPLDQLRDLPAGFEIGDVSTPIEETFGLGQRERLVSASRTAYRQALERMLRSRLLIQAERTIQARMADPAALYEPLKIYLMLGGKAPKVDDALIVSWMKQDWEQNRYPGENNRAGREQLEKHLRAMLALDDAYDPVFELNQPLIEAAQRSLGRMSLADRASVLIKSAVYSAALDDFSLSMKGGPEARLLFERVDGSDLSGLRVPGLYTWAGFNHFYLGQLSHIAQMLVDDQWVLGGGGEQGGIDQELLKLGPELLDRYGKEFATAWNGVLDGLKFKAMLKDKPHYIALSAVASPSSPIEQLFTAIADETALTRGTASGQDSGTEAGTVQGQSQEAVNMARGLARIGIQIATGKSQSRAGTGSANAQNQNPGANIEAQFRSFQALVSGPAGHRPIDALTQNFRDIYQSLKLATDVPSQTERVNANLQLQIATLRANASRLPKQLARMVNATADEFEGNVTETSVANLNQMLDQSVTAPCEAAVNGRYPFSGNGSEDMAMADFAKLFAPGGLMDRFFAQNLASLIDMTGQDWSWKQDARFGRSLSKSTLKNFQLAAEIRSAFFPQGGSVPSVSVTFTPFSLHGDADAAVLDVDGQTVQSNQAGNTPSTVTWPSGTASGSASLSLTPEMPGRESALKFEGPWALKRLLDKATISGNDPNVEARFVIGGRDVTYTIQTGSGPNPFFLPALSGFSCPKAF; this is encoded by the coding sequence ATGACACGTTGGCTGCCGCGGATATTCAGCATGATCGCGCTGGCCGGTTTTTCAGCGGCAGTGTGGTTTGCCGGACCTCTGATCCGCTTCGCCGATAGCCGTCCTCTCGGGCCGGCCTGGCTGCGCGCGGCAATCATCGGTGTGATCGTGGCGGCCGTAGCGCTCTTCCATGGATTGCGTTTCTGGCGGATGCGCAAGGCACAAAAGGCGCTGGAGACCGCCGTTGCCCGCAATGATGACAGGGATGACGACTCACTGGTGCTCGAGGCGCGCATGAACGAAGCCATCGCCGCGCTCAAACGGTCGAGCGGCAAGCGCAATTTCCTCTATGAGATCCCCTGGTACATCATCATCGGCCCGCCCGGAGCGGGCAAGACAACGGCACTGGTCAATTCGGGTCTGAATTTTCCGCTGGCAGGTTCGGGTGATGCCCAGCCGGTCGCCGGTGTCGGCGGAACACGTGCCTGCGACTGGTGGTTTACCGACGAGGCCGTGCTGATCGACACCGCTGGACGCTACACGACGCAGGATTCCAATGCCGAGAGCGACAAGAAGAGCTGGCTCGCCTTCCTGTCGCTGCTCAAGAAATACCGCACGCGGCAGCCGATAAACGGCGTCATCCTGGCGATCAGCCTCGCCGATCTCATCAGCCTCGACGATCAGCAGCTTGATGCTCACGTCGTGGAGATACGCAGCCGGCTGCGGGAAATCCACGAGACGCTGAAGATCCAGTTTCCAGTGTATCTGCTGTTCACCAAGGCCGATCTCGTTTCGGGGTTCATGGATTACTTCGGCGCTTTCGATGAGCCCCGCCGACGCAAGGTCTGGGGCGCGACGTTCCAAACCACGGATCGCAACAAGAACATGGCGGCCGAGGCCCCGGCCGAATTCGATGCGCTGGCAAGACGCCTGGTCGAGGAGATGCCGGACCGCCTTCAAGAAGAGGTCGATCCGGTAGCGCGCATATCCGCTTTTGGCTTTCCGGCGCAGTTTGGGGCGCTGAAGATCCGAATTGCGCGTTTTATCGCCGGCTTGTTCGATCCGGCCCGCAGCCAGGTGAATGTCAGCCTGCGTGGCCTCTATTTTTCGTCAGGTACGCAAGAGGGAACGCCAATCGATCAGGTGTTGGGCGCGATCGGCCGCAGCTTCGGCGGCAATTCCCGCGCCCATCTTTCGGGAACCGGCAAAAGCTTCTTTTTGCATGATCTGCTGACGGGCGTCATTTTTGCTGAATCCGGATGGGTCTCCTACGACAAATCGGCTGTAAGGCGTGCGGCGATCGCCAGATTTGCAGGACTTTGCGCCATCGCGTTGATCGCCGCGGCGGCCCTCGGCACCTTGGCCCTGAGCTTCACGGCCAACAGGTCGCTGATCGCCTCCACAACGCTGGCCATGGGCCAGTATCGCGCGACGGCGGACGCGCTGCTCAAAACTACCGAGGTCACCGACGTCGACCTCGAAAACGTCATCGGCCCGCTCGACCAGTTGCGCGATCTGCCGGCCGGGTTCGAAATCGGCGACGTGTCGACACCGATCGAGGAGACCTTCGGCCTCGGCCAACGCGAGAGACTTGTTTCGGCGTCCAGGACGGCTTACCGGCAAGCGCTGGAACGCATGTTGCGGTCGCGTTTGCTGATCCAGGCCGAGCGGACGATCCAGGCCAGGATGGCCGATCCCGCCGCGCTTTACGAGCCGTTGAAGATCTATCTGATGCTCGGCGGCAAGGCGCCGAAGGTCGACGACGCGCTGATCGTTTCCTGGATGAAGCAGGATTGGGAGCAAAACCGGTATCCAGGCGAGAACAACCGCGCGGGACGCGAGCAACTCGAAAAGCACCTGCGCGCCATGCTTGCCCTGGACGACGCCTATGATCCGGTTTTCGAACTCAACCAGCCCCTCATCGAAGCCGCTCAGCGTTCGCTCGGGCGCATGAGCCTCGCCGACCGCGCCTCCGTCTTGATCAAGTCGGCGGTGTATTCGGCGGCGCTGGACGATTTTTCCCTTTCCATGAAAGGCGGACCGGAAGCGCGGCTGTTGTTCGAACGTGTCGATGGCAGCGATCTGTCGGGCCTTCGCGTGCCTGGCCTCTATACCTGGGCCGGTTTCAACCACTTCTATCTCGGACAGCTTTCGCACATTGCGCAGATGCTCGTCGACGACCAGTGGGTGCTCGGCGGCGGCGGCGAGCAAGGCGGCATCGACCAGGAGTTGCTCAAGCTCGGCCCCGAACTTCTCGATCGTTACGGGAAGGAGTTCGCAACGGCGTGGAACGGCGTTCTCGACGGGTTGAAGTTCAAGGCGATGCTGAAGGACAAGCCGCATTATATCGCGCTTTCCGCCGTCGCCTCGCCATCCTCGCCGATCGAACAGCTGTTTACGGCGATCGCCGACGAGACAGCACTGACGCGAGGCACTGCTTCCGGCCAGGACTCAGGCACCGAAGCCGGCACGGTTCAAGGCCAGTCACAGGAGGCTGTAAACATGGCCAGGGGCCTGGCTCGAATCGGCATACAAATCGCCACCGGAAAATCGCAAAGCCGTGCCGGCACAGGATCCGCAAACGCGCAAAACCAAAATCCCGGGGCCAACATCGAAGCGCAGTTCAGGTCATTCCAGGCCTTGGTGAGCGGTCCTGCCGGACACCGCCCGATCGATGCCTTGACCCAGAATTTCCGCGATATCTACCAGAGCCTGAAACTGGCGACCGACGTTCCCTCCCAGACGGAACGCGTCAACGCAAACCTGCAACTCCAGATAGCCACCCTTCGCGCCAATGCCTCACGCCTGCCCAAGCAGCTCGCCAGAATGGTCAATGCGACGGCGGACGAGTTCGAAGGCAACGTCACCGAGACCTCGGTGGCGAATTTGAACCAGATGCTTGATCAATCGGTCACGGCGCCCTGCGAGGCGGCCGTCAACGGCCGTTACCCTTTCTCCGGCAATGGCTCCGAGGACATGGCAATGGCGGATTTCGCGAAACTGTTCGCCCCCGGCGGGCTGATGGACCGGTTCTTCGCCCAGAATCTCGCGTCGCTGATCGACATGACGGGCCAGGACTGGAGCTGGAAGCAGGATGCGCGCTTCGGGCGCAGCCTGTCTAAGTCGACGCTGAAGAACTTCCAGCTGGCGGCCGAAATCCGCAGCGCCTTTTTTCCCCAAGGCGGTTCGGTGCCCTCGGTCAGCGTCACCTTCACGCCGTTCTCACTGCATGGCGACGCCGACGCGGCGGTGCTCGATGTCGATGGCCAGACCGTCCAGAGCAACCAGGCGGGCAACACGCCGAGCACGGTGACCTGGCCGAGCGGCACGGCTTCCGGATCCGCCAGTCTGAGCCTGACGCCGGAGATGCCAGGCCGCGAATCCGCCCTCAAGTTCGAAGGGCCGTGGGCGCTGAAACGGCTGCTGGACAAGGCGACCATCAGCGGCAACGACCCCAATGTCGAAGCGCGCTTCGTGATCGGCGGGCGCGACGTCACCTATACGATCCAGACCGGCTCCGGGCCCAACCCCTTCTTCCTTCCCGCACTCTCGGGATTCAGCTGTCCGAAGGCGTTTTGA
- a CDS encoding PP2C family protein-serine/threonine phosphatase, which translates to MSNVALPFDSFGVSHKGCVREVNEDNYLLEPRTGLWVVADGMGGHDAGEVASASIVDHLATIGIASSAPDLRARFEDRLSRANAEIRRISESRGITIGSTVAALLAMDGRFACLWAGDSRIYLIRNASISQISKDHTEVQELLDRGMISAAEALTWPRRNVITHAVGVSDDFIIDFQQGELMPGDIFVLSTDGLTAHVTDAEIEAAVVSATPQGACENLLETVLARGGTDNVTIVLVKIGNGRNGQSLSADLSRAEG; encoded by the coding sequence TTGAGCAATGTCGCCCTTCCCTTTGACAGCTTCGGCGTGAGCCACAAAGGCTGTGTCCGCGAGGTCAACGAAGACAACTATCTGCTGGAGCCACGAACCGGGCTTTGGGTGGTGGCCGACGGGATGGGTGGGCATGATGCCGGAGAGGTCGCCTCGGCCAGCATTGTCGACCATCTGGCCACGATCGGCATCGCAAGCTCCGCTCCGGACCTGCGGGCGCGCTTCGAGGACAGGCTGAGCCGGGCCAATGCCGAGATCCGCAGGATATCGGAATCGCGCGGCATCACCATCGGCTCCACTGTCGCCGCCCTGTTGGCGATGGACGGACGGTTTGCCTGTCTGTGGGCGGGTGACAGCCGGATCTACCTGATCCGCAACGCCTCGATCTCGCAGATTTCGAAGGACCACACCGAAGTGCAGGAACTGCTGGACCGAGGCATGATCAGTGCAGCCGAGGCGCTCACCTGGCCACGCCGCAATGTCATCACGCATGCGGTCGGCGTCAGCGATGACTTCATCATCGACTTCCAGCAAGGCGAACTGATGCCGGGGGATATTTTCGTGCTGAGCACCGATGGGCTGACAGCGCATGTCACCGACGCGGAGATCGAGGCAGCGGTGGTGTCGGCAACGCCGCAGGGGGCCTGCGAAAATCTTTTGGAAACGGTGCTGGCGCGAGGCGGAACGGACAATGTCACCATTGTGCTGGTGAAGATCGGAAACGGGCGCAATGGACAATCGCTCAGCGCTGATCTGTCGAGAGCGGAGGGCTGA